The genomic stretch GTACGACCAATGGCCCATCGTTCGCCAATGTGTCGCCTTCGCACGGCAAATGAAACAAAAATATCGGCATCACCCTATCCATCTGTAAACCCAATAGTAGGAGCGCATCATGGAATACTACGGTCATATTCGCAGTGAAATTTCACCTCTTTTACCGAGCCATGCGCAGCGCGCGCTTGAAGTAGGCTGCGGCAATGGCGGTACATTGGCGTGGCTAAAAGCCAATGGCGTATGCGATGAAATCGTCGGGCTGGAATATTGCCACGACGCAAGTGAAATTGCGCGCCAGCAATTAGATCTCGTCATTGAGGGTGATGCCGAACAAATTGATTTGGCACAGTTAGGGCAATTTGATCTGATTTTGTGCCTAGATGTGCTTGAGCATTTGCGCGATCCGTGGGCTTTGCTGAAGCGATTAAAGCAGCTGCTAAAACCTAACGGGCAAATTATCGTCAGCGTACCGAATATTCAGCATCACAGCGTTGTGCTGCCACTGCTGTTTCATGGTCGCTGGCAATATCAGGCGGCGGGCATTTTGGATCGCACGCATTTGCGTTTTTTTACGCAGGCCACCGCGCAAGAATTACTCAGCCAAGCAGGTTTCAAAGTTGAGCAATGCACAGGACTGGGCCAACAATGGGCAAAAAGCCGCTTTTGGCGCTGGCTGGGCAAAACAGCTTGGGCCACGCCCTTGTGTAGCGTGCAATATTTGCTCAGCGCGCACAACACGACGGCCACAAGCCACTAGCCTTATTCATCGTCGATTTGCAGCGCGGGCAAGCCATGCCTTGCCCGCGCGCGATTACAGGCGGCGCTAAACACGCCAATTTCAGCCAAAGCGCCAAATTCGCGACACGGCGATGGGCGCTCACGGTAAATCCCACACGAGACTTGCTCGCCAATTTTGCCAATCAGGGCAATACAGCGCGGTTGCGCATAATCGGTACCGCGGAGCCGCGCCGTGTATGCGGTCTCGTAATCGGCGAGCCCATCAGGCACTAGGCCACCTTCGCTTGATAATTCCGAGCGATCAAACGAGACGCGAAATGCGGCGCAACAGGCGCCGCAGCTAGTACAGGGATTATTGCTACTCACGGGGAAACAACCTTTGCAGTAAAATACCGAGCGAATTCAATCTAAAACCAAGGTTTCGGTCAAGTGCCAGCAGTCTTCTCATCCAGCGCGATTCGCACCATCACCCCGGCAGACTTGCCACGTATTTTGGCGATTCAGGCTGCGTCTTACCCGGCGCATTTGCTCGAAGATGAAGCGACGTTTTTGTCGAAATTGCAATTTGCGGGTAAATGCTCGTGGCTGATCGAGCAAAATGGACAAGTGCTCGGTTATTTGTTTACCCACCCTTGGCATGGCGATACGCCACCCGCGCTTAATCGTGCCGAACAAGCGTGGCCAAGCGAGGCAGATCGTTTTTATCTACACGATCTAGCCATTCACCCTGACGGGCGCGGGCTGAATCTAAGTCGCCTACTCAGCGAACACGCGCTCAATTGGGCGCGGCAACAGGGTTACTCGCAAGCAATGCTGGTCGCAGTCGGTGACGCGCAGACGTTTTGGCAAAAGATGGGGTTTAGTGTAGCGGCAAAACAAGACGCAGCTTTACAGCAATATGGGCAGGCTGTTTTGATGTTGCGAGACTTAAGCCAATAGGTATATTGACACAAGCCATTATTTATTTAGCCTGCCAGCATATACCTTAATAACAAAAATAGCTGATACACGGCCATCGCAATCACTAGCAGACCACAACTGCGTTTCACCCATGTTTTTTGCAAATAGCTTTGCAAGCGGCGCGCCATTAGACCCATCAGCAATAAATTAGGCAAGGTGCCAAGGCCAAACGCCAGCATCACACCGGCGCCACTGATTGGATTGGCACTCGCCAGCGCAGACAAACTTGCGGTATAAACCAAACCACAGGGTATCCAGCCCCAGAGTAAGCCAATCAACGGCGTCTGCCATACACTGCGTACGGGTAATAATTTACGCATCCACGGCTGCACAAGTCGCCAAACAGGTTGCCCCAGCTTTTCAACTTTGGTGAGTGCCCTACTCCAGCCGCCAATATACAAGCCTAAAACGAGCAATAAGAGATTCGCTGCCAGCGCCAGAATGAGTTTGATGCTTTGCAAAGCAGCTAAAGTCGCAAAACTCGCCAGCGCGCCAAGCAAAAAGCCAATGGCGGCGTAGCCTGCCAAGCGCCCCAGATTAAAGCCGAGTAAATACGGCCAGCGTGCGCCCAGCGGCAATTGCAGGCTAAACGCCGTAACAATACCGCCGCACATGCCGATACAATGCCCACCGCCGAGTAAGCCAGCCAGAAAAAGCGCAAATAAATTAACTTCGAGCATGAAAAGAAGCCTGACGCGCCTCAAACATGAGGCGCTAGGCTAAAAAAATTAGATCAGGCGAGAATACCGCGCTTGCGTGGTTTTTGTCCGCAAATATTGATCAAACACCATCGCAATCGAACGAATCAGCAAGCGGCCTTTCGGCGTAACAAACAGGCCATCCGCCTCGACGGTTAATAAACCATCGACAACCAGTGGCTGCAGTAACTCGATTTCGGTCGCAAAATAATCGGCAAAATCGATCATGTAGCTCACTTCAATCGCTTGATAATACAGCTCAAACTGGCACATCAACGCTTGAATCACCGCACGACGTATCGCATCATCGCGATTCATTTGCAAGCCGCGCACCACCGGAAATTCATCGGTGTCGAGCTTGGCGTAATATTCTTCCAGTGTCTTCACATTTTGGTGGTAATTCGCCCCCACTTTCCCGATCGACGACACGCCAAACGCCAGCAAATCACAGTCAGCGTGCGTTGAATAGCCTTGGAAATTGCGCTGCAAACGGCCACGGCGCTGCGCTACGGCCAGATCATCATTCGGTAAGGCAAAATGATCCATACCGATCAACACATAACCGGCGTCGATCAGCTGCTGGATGGAATTTTGCAAAATATCGAGCTTCACATCCGCACTTGGCAAGTCTGCCTCATTAATACGCCGTTGCGGCATAAAACGTTCTGGCAAGTGCGCGTAGTTGTATAGCGCGATGCGATCAGGGCGTAAAGTGAGCACTCGATTGATCGTTTCGGCTATCGTTGCTGCGGTTTGCTTGGGTAGACCATAAATTAAATCAACGCTGACCGATTTAAAGCCGTGCATGCGCGCAGCTTCAATCACGGAGCGGGTTTCTTCTTCAGATTGAATCCGATTGACGGCTTCTTGCACTGCGGGGTTAAAGTCTTGAATCCCGACGCTCATACGATTAAAACCGAGTTGCGCCAGCGTGCGTATCATGGGCTCGCCGACTTTGCGCGGGTCGATCTCGATAGAGTATTCCCCAGTCGGTAATAAATCGAAGTGCGTGCGCACCACATCCATCAGGCGCGTTAATTGAGCTTCAGACAAAAAAGTCGGCGTCCCCCCACCAAAGTGCAGCTGACTTACCTTAGGCCGCAGCGGTAAGTTTGCGGCATGCATTTCGATCTCTTTGCTCAAATAACGGATATAATCGTCGGCTTTACTTGTGTCCTTGGTAATAATCTTGTTACAGCCGCAGTAGTAACATACGGTATTACAGAAAGGGATGTGAAAATAAAGTGACAATGGATTCACTAAGGCACCGGGCAGCCGTTGCTGCAACAGGTGTCGGTATTGCTCACTGGTGACATCCTGGGTAAAACGATCCGCAGTGGGGTAGGAAGTGTAGCGTGGGCCTTTGCCGTCATAGCGCACAATAAGTTCGCGATCGAACTCGATCCCGCCCTGCGATTGAAACGACTGGCTTTCCATGAATTTAGATAACGACATAATTACTCCTCCCCCATACTAGCAGGCGCAGCTTAAAAGCTAGTACAATGAAACAGCTTGATTTAAATCAAGCTCAATGCAATGACAGTGGGGTATCTACCTCTTCAGAGAGTTACAATACTCCCCCTGCACGATTATTTTTTCTTGTGAGATTTTCATGATTTCCCCAATCCAAGTTCGCGACTTGTCCCCACGTCACTTGCGCAATTCATGTACTAACTGCAGCTTGCGCGAACTATGCCTACCACTGGGGCTCTCGCAAGACGAAATGCAGGAGCTAGATTCGATCATCACCCAAGCTCGCCCCGTCAAACGCGGTGAGGCACTGTACCGCGCTGGTGAGCCATTCCGTTCACTGTACGCCATTCGCCTTGGCTTTTTCAAAGCAAGTGTGATTTCTGAAGACGGGCGCGAACAGGTAACCGGCTTTCACATGTCGGGCGAATTGATGGGCATGGACGCGATCAGCACCGATGTGCACACCTGCGATGCAATTGCGCTGGAAGACAGTGAAGTATGTGAATTGCCATTTAATGACATTGAAGACCTCTCTCGCGAAATCCCGCTACTGCAACGCCACTTCCACAAAGTGATGAGCCGTGAAATTGTGCGCGATCATGGCGTGATGTTACTACTGGGCAATATGAAAGCTGAGGAGCGCCTGGCTGCCTTCTTGCTGAATTTATCTCAGCGCTTTGCCATCCGCGGCTATTCTTCCAGCAGCTTCCATCTGCGCATGACGCGCGAAGAGATCGGCAGTTACTTGGGTTTAAAACTCGAAACAGTCAGCCGAACCCTGTCAAAGTTTCAAGATCAGGGCTTTATCAAAGTGCAAAACCGCTTAATTGAGCTGGAAAACATCGACAGCCTCAAAAAGCTGCTTAACACCTGCCACGACGAGTAATTTAAACAGGGGTATATTGATGCAAGCCCATCTAATAGCCCCACCTGAACTAATACCCCTTGTTGCTGCTCGCCTGGTGCTTAAGCCGCCGAGCAGCAATTTTTGCCTACATCCGCTTAAAGCCCAACTCCCGCCAATCAAGCCTGACGACTTGATCCTGCTGATTCAAAGCCCACTAGCAGAACAACTAGCGCAACTACAACAACAATCACCGTACGTGATTGATCTCACCCTCATACCCTCGCCACTCGCACCAAGCCACGGGTTTATCACCCTAGCCAGTGGCAGCAAAGATAGTTTAACTGTGGCGTGCGAGCTAATAAATTGCCTAGCCCCCATCGAGAATGGCTGGCTGCATATTGGCGATCTGGGGGCTTGTTGTTTTTTACAACAACTGTGGCATGCACTCATTACGCCGCAAGGCACACCCCCATTTTTAAATTGGGCAACCACGACAGAGCAACTCAACACTGCACAGGCCATCAAGCCCAGCGATCTCATCGCACAACTTGCTACCTTTATGGCCCAACAGCAATTGCAGACCCAAGCCCTAGCCAGCCTAGCGCGCCATTACCTAGCCACACACCCCGAAAAAATGCAGTTTATGCCGCACCACCCACAAAGCAGCGCCTTATTCAATTTGATTCCATCAGAACAGTCGAGCAATGATGCTCCGATTGTGCAATTGGCCAAACTACTCGCCAAATTCTAATCACGATTCACTCTTGATTATGCCGCGCATAAAAAAACGCCACCCTAAGGTGGCGTTTTTAATTTATCGACTCATCATTATTTTTTGCGAATCGTATAGAGTGGCGTTTGACCTGCAATCACCGAACCACTCGCCACGTTAGCCACCGGTGCAAAATCATCTGCATTGGTTAACACAACAGGACTAATGACCGATTTGGCATTGGCACCAAGGAATTCCAGATCTAATTCCAATACAGGCTGGCCAGCTTTAACAAAGCTACCCTGCTCTGCCAGACGCGTAAAACCTTGACCTGCCAGCTTTACTGTCTCGATACCAATATGCACAATCAACTCAACACCAGCGTCATTCACGAGGGCAAAAGCATGGTTGGTGTTAAAAATCTTAACCAACTGCCCATCGCATGGCGCTACCACTAATTTGCCAGTTGGCAAAATCGCTACACCATCCCCAACCGCTTTAGTCGCAAATGCCGCATCAGGCACATCTTCCAAAGCAACCACTTCGCCCGTCACAGGAGAAAGCAGTACTGTTTCGCCGGGATTCGAGGCTGGAACCACCGCAGCAGGCTGCGGTGCAGCCTCAGTTACTTTTTTGCAGCAACACCAAGATTGGCACGCAACTGGTCTGCAATCAACTCAGCTTTTGGTCCAACAATGATTTGCACGCTTTGCTTGTTCAGTTTGATAACACCGCTTGCGCCAAGGCGTTTTGCAGCCGCTTCGTCAACCAAATCAGCATCATTTACAGACAAACGCAGACGGGTAATGCATGCATCAACGTTTGTAATATTGCTCGCACCACCAACTACAGCAACGTAAGCCGCGCCCAATTGTGCAACATCACCAGATGCAGTCGATACCGCAGGAGCCGCAGCAGCTTCGCCAGCAACTTCATCTTCACGACCTGGTGTTTTCAGGTTCAAGGCAGTGATTGCTGCGCGGAATACAAAGTAGTAGATCGCGAAGAATACCAAGCCTTGTACGATCAGCATGTACCATTTAACTGCCAATGGGTTTTGCGACGACAAGAACATGTCGATGAAACCGCCAGAGAAGGCGAAACCTGAGATCCATTGCATTTGCGCAGCGAGGAACACAGAAACACCAGTCAAGAATGCGTGCACCACATACAGCAACGGCGCAACAAACATAAATGAGAATTCCAATGGCTCAGTTACACCAGTTACAAAAGAAGTAACCGCAGCAGCACCCATGATTGAAGCAACAGCAGCTTTGTTAGCTGGCTTAGCAGTGTGGTAGATCGCCAAAGCAGCGCCTGGCAGACCAAACATCATCACAGGGAAGAAACCAGCTTGGTACATACCAGTCACACCAGCAACAGCCTTGCCTTCAGCCAGTGATTTAGCACCGCCCAAGAAGTTAGGGATGTCGTTAATACCTGCAACGTCAAACCAGAATACTGAGTTCAAAGCGTGGTGCAAACCAACAGGAATCAGCAAACGGTTGAAGAAGGCGTAGATACCTGCACCGACAGAACCCAAGTCTTTAATACCCAGACCAAAGTTTACCAATGCATTGTAAATAACTGGCCAAACCGCCATCAGAATGAACGATACAACAATCATCACAACCGAAGTCACAATCGGCACGCAACGACGACCACTAAAGAACGCCAGTGCTTTGTGCAATTCAACTTGACTGAATTTGTTGTAAACCTCACCCGCAATCACACCGGCTAAGATACCAACAAAGGCATTTTCGATTTTGCCGAAGGCTTTAGGCACATCTTCAGGCTTGATACCTTCAATTTGCGCAACTGCACCTGGAGACAACAGTGTTGTCACCACCAAATAGCCAACCAAACCAGCCAAAGCAGCGGCGCCATCTTTATCTTTTGACATACCGTACGCAACACCAACTGCAAACAAAATTGGCATTTTGTCGATAATTGCTGCACCCGCTTTGATCAAGAACGCAGCCAACTGGCTATTTGCCCCCCAACCCGTTGGGTCAGCCCAGTAGCCGATACCCAACATGATTGCTGCAGCAGGAAGAACTGCTACAGGCACCATCAGCGAGCGGCCGATTTTTTGTAAATACCCTAGAATATTCATCTTGTTCACCTTTAAATGACTCAATGATTTTTATAAACCAACCAAAGCTGGCATTGTTATTACGACTCCAACCTGTCAACCTCTCAAGCAAAGCTTAAGAAAATAGAACTGGTATGGCGATTATTAACTGTCATTGCAATATTAGGCAATGTTTAAGTAACAACATGTGCGAGTCAGAAAACACAATAGCAATATGCCATTTAGCTTTTGCCACACACATTCAAACTTAATACAGTTAGGTTCTCAGAGCTGTGTTGCAATCATGTTGAGATCGCTCAATATTTACAATCCACCCGCCACGTTCTTAATACTTCGCAACATTTCTTTACATTCACACCCCAGCAAAAGAACAGAAAATTTGCCAGCCGCATATTTTCGTTAAAAAGTCTCGAACGACGCTGTTTCACCTAAACAAGGCTTCGGTTAGAATAGTTTCTTTTCTGCCATTGGTTCCACTACTTATGCTCACAGGTAGCCTTGTCGCGCTCGTCACCCCCATGGATGTGAACGGCGAAATTGATTTCCCAACGTTAAGAAAACTAGTTGATTGGCATATTGAGCAAGGCACGAACGGCATTGTCGCCGTTGGCACCACGGGCGAATCGCCAACAGTGGATGTTGAGGAGCATATCGCCATTGTTCGCGCCGTTGTCGAACAGGCAGCGGGCCGAGTGCCGGTAATTGCGGGCACAGGCGCGAATTCAACCCGAGAAGCAATCCACTTATCAAACCGGGCATTAGAGGTTGGCGCCAATTATGGTTTAAGCGTAGTGCCGTATTACAACAAACCAACACAAAACGGCTTGTACCAACACTTTAAATCTATCGCAGAAAACACCGCTCTCCCCACCCTACTCTACAACGTTCCGGGCCGCACGGCATGCGACCTAAGCAACGACACCGCGCTCGAACTGGCCAAACTTCCCAATATCGTCGGCATTAAAGATGCAACTGGCAATTTGGAGCGTGCAGCCGATTTAGCCAAGCGCGCACCGAGCGATTTTGCACTCTACAGTGGCGACGATGCATCAACCCTGCCATTTATTTTAATTGGCGGGCACGGCACGATTTCCGTTACCGCCAATGTTGCACCACAAGCGATGAGCCAAATGTGTGCCGCAGCAGCGGCTGGACAAATCAGCACAGCTCGCGCGATTAACGACAAATTGCAAGACCTACACCGCCACCTGTTTATCGAAGCCAATCCAATTCCAGTAAAATGGGCGCTAGAAGCAATGGGCAAAATTCCAGCAGGTATTCGCCTTCCACTCACGCGCCTAAGCGAGCCAGCACAAGCTATTGTGCGCAAAGCTTTGCAAGCAGCCGATCTGATCAACCCGTAATTAGTGCTCACCTAGGTTAGAACAATGCAACCGAAACACATTAAGAAACTCACGTTAGCTTCGACACTAATTGTCATGCTGTCAGCCTGCTCGACAGATCAATCGCTACTTTCCAGCAAAGTGGACTACCGAAGCGGCAGCGACAACGTCAACAAAAACACACTGGAAATCCCACCTGATTTAACGGCAATTAGTGCAAATAACGCCTACAGCACACCAACAACCGCGACATCAGCCCAAGCAACACAAACTCAGCGCACACAATCAGGGCAGGAAGTCCTGCCACAGTACGGCAACGCACAAATTGTAGTGCAAGATGGCATCCGTTTTATTGAAGCTCAAATCCCTGCAGAAAAAGCGTGGGACGACATTAAAGACTTCTGGCTTGCCAATGGTTTTATCCTGACACAAGAAGACCCCAATACGGGTGTCATGGAGACAGATTGGCTCCAAAATCGCGCCGACCTGCCTAACGACTTCATGACCAATTTGATTCGCAAAGTAGCTGATCAATTTGTTTCAACCGACACCCTTGACAAATATCGTGCACGTATTGAACGCAGCTCCAAACCAAACACGGTTAATATCTATGTCACACACCGTGGCATGACCGAAGTTTATAAAGAAGGCGAAGCCAATACGAAGCAATGGAATGGTACCGTCTGGACACCGAGCGAACCAAGGCCTGAACTTGAAGCAGAAATCATGGCGATGATGCTGCAAACTTTAGGCGTTAAGAAAGATGTCGCCCAAGCCGAAGCGAAGAAAGCAGAAAATCTGCCAGCCCGTGCCGCGCTTTCAACCTCAGGCCAAGCCATTGAACTGACTGACAACTTCGACCGTGCATGGCGCCGCGTTGGCTTGGCTTTTGACCGCATTGGTTACAACGTCCAAGACCGTAATCGTAGCACCGGCGTTTACAGCGTACAGCGCGCAGCCACTGACATTGATAAAGAGCTAGAAACCAATTACTTCGCATCGCTGGCTTTCTGGAAAAAAGGCGAATCGAAGGAAGAAATCAGTAAATCATTAGGCCAAAGCTACGACGTAAAATTGGCCACGCAAAATGGCAAAACAGTACTGAGCATCAGCAGCAAGGATGGAGCGATCGACCCTGCAGTACAGAAGAAAATGCTAAGCGATTTATTGAACCAACTAAAATAATCGCGCCAAGTATAGCCACAGCCAGCAGCTGTGGCTTACCTTATCAAGCAATACCCATCATTTTTAAAACAATAAAAAAGCCAATCACGTGTGATTGGCTTTTTTCATATCGACTAACGATTAGTTAGCCGATGCTTTGTAGTTACGTTTACGCTCGTTCTCAGTCAAGAAACGCTTACGGATGCGCACTGATTTTGGTGTGATTTCAACCAATTCATCGTCAGCAATAAACTCTACCGCTGATTCCAGCGTCAGTTTCACTGGTGGCGTCAAACGCACTGCTTCGTCAGTACCTGAAGCGCGAACGTTAGTTAGCTGCTTACCTTTAATTGGGTTCACAACCAAATCATTGTCGCGGCTATGGATACCGATTACCATGCCTTCGTACAATTTATCGCCTGGGCTAACAAACATACGACCGCGATCGTCCAATTTCCACAATGCGTAAGCAACCGCTTCGCCATTGTCTTGAGAAATCAACACGCCGTTGTGACGACCTGGCATATCGGCTTTGGCCGGTGCGTAGTCATCAAACACATGGCTCATCAAGCCAGTACCACGCGTCAAGGTCATGAAGTCGCCTTGGAAACCGATCAAACCACGCGCTGGAACATGGTATTCCAAACGTGTACGGCCTTGACCATCAGAAACCATATTGGTCAATTCGCCACGGCGACGACCGATTTCTTCCATCACGCCGCCTTGGTGTTCGTCTTCCAAGTCGATGGTCAGGTTTTCATACGGCTCGCATTTCACGCCGTTAATTTCTTTGTAAACCACGCGTGGTTTAGCCACGGCCATTTCAAAGCCTTCGCGACGCATGTTTTCCAACAAAATCGTCAAGTGCAATTCGCCGCGACCTGAAACACGGAATACGTCGGTGTCATCTGTGTCTTCAACACGCAATGCCACGTTAACCAACAATTCTTTATTCAGACGATCACGAATTTGGCGGCTAGTTACAAATTTGCCTTCAGTACCGGCCAATGGTGAGGTGTTCACCATAAAGTCCATCGTTAATGTTGGCTCATCCACACCCAATACTGGCAGACCCACTGGCGCGTCTTTATCACAGATCGTTACACCGATACCGATGTCTTCCAGGCCAGAAATAATGATGATGTCGCCGGCTTCAGCTTCAGCCACTTCAACGCGCTCCAGACCTTTAAAGCCCAGAACTTGGTTGATACGACCCGCAGCCACTTGTTCTTCGTGGTTCATTACCACCACTTGCTGACCTGGCTTGATACGGCCATTCAATACTTTACCAACGCCAAGACGGCCGGTGTAAGTTGAGTAATCAAGCGCAGAAATTTGCAATTGCAATGGCGCATCAGCGTCGCCCGGTGGCGCAGGCACTGCAGACACCAACAGGTCTAGCAATGGACGCATATTGTCTGATTCTTCTTCTAGCGACAGCTTAGCAAAGCCATTCAAACCTGAAGCGTAGATCATTTGGAAGTCGAGCTGATCATCGGTCGCGCCCAACTTATCAAACAAATCAAAAACTTGATCGTGAACCCAATCAGGACGAGCGCCCGGACGGTCAATTTTATTAATTACAACAATCGGTTTCAGACCCAAAGCCAAGGCTTTTTTCGTCACGAAACGCGTTTGTGGCATCGGGCCTTCAACAGCGTCAACCAACAGCAACACGCCGTCTACCATACCCAATACACGCTCAACTTCACCACCGAAGTCCGCGTGACCTGGGGTGTCTACGATGTTGATGTGCGTGCCGTTGTATTCGATGGCAGTATTTTTTGCCAGAATGGTAATGCCGCGCTCTTTTTCAAGATCGTTGCTATCCATTACGCGTTCAGCGACTTGCTGGTTAGCGCGGAAAGTGCCTGCTTGTTGCAGAAGCTGGTCTACCAGCGTGGTTTTACCATGATCGACGTGGGCGATGATGGCGACGTTACGAAGTGCACGGGTCATGTTTGGACTGTGGGCTATTTGCGAAAGTGGCGGATTGTATCACGCCTCGAAGACAATTCTGAACTTCCACGGCGACAGGCATAAAAAAAACGCACTAATGCGTTGATTTTAATGACAAACGGCATGCTTTCCTAACATTACACCGAGCACTTTCTAACACAGTTGCAATTTACAATGAAACTCCAAGCGCTATTACTTGTCATGATCAGGTTTGGCATTCATAACGCCCTTACCGAGTACAATCTAGTGGTATACCCTCCAAGCCCAAGTTGGAAGATAGCTGTAGCAACATACCCGCAGTAGCACCCCAAACTACTTTGCCGTTGTGTTCAAGAAAATGTGTTGCGACCCTTACCCCTGCCCGCTCAACGTAGCGCCGCTCATAGCGACTAGGATCAAGCGCAATCGATAGAGGCAATTCAAATACCTCTGCCACCTCATTAACATCGGGACATAGCGGCAAATCGGGCGGCAAAATCGCCAATACAGGCGTTACACAAAAACCACTAATTGTGTGGTACTCACCCAAGGTGCATAGTGGCTCGATGAAATGTGCAGCAATTCCAACTTCTTCTTCAGTTTCCCGTACGGCGGCAGCGATTGCGTCAATATCGGTCTCCTCGATCGCACCACCAGGAAAGCTGACCTGACCAGCATGCGTAGACAAATGATCAGCTCTACGTGTCAATAACACCGAAACACACTGCGGATGGAGCACTAAACCAATCAACACAGCAGCTTTACGGGTTGCGATTGGTTTGATGTCGGCGGCTACACTTGATTGAAAAGCAGAAAGCCGTGGGCGCAGCCAATTGAGCAATTCACTAGGGGTTTCAGGCAGCATCAGAATCAACCTTAGGTAAACTCAAATCACGCCAGTGCGCCACCAGACGCAAGACCAATCCCAACATGAACAGAGCCCACACCCACATTGCTGAGTTCATTCCGTTGATCTGTGCAAAATAAAACAAGATGGCAACAACTATAGACACCGTACCGTAAAAATCTTCATGCAAAATAAATGGCACATCATTAACCATCATATCGCGCACCAAACCGCCGCCAACCGCCGTTACAAAAGCCAACACACACACACCAAATAGATTCAAGTCCATTGCCATCGCGACTTGGGCTCCAGCAATACTAAAAGCAACTAGACCAATGGAATCCGCAACAATGAATAGCTTACGTAACATGCCACGATTTTTTTGGTGCAACTTAATCAACCAAGCCAAAGCCAGCGTTGAAAAAATAGTAAAGAACGGGCCATTATCAACAAACACACGTGGCACTTGATTGACTAAAACATCGCGAATCATGCCGCCACCGATAGCCGTCAACAGCGCAAGAATCACGACACCCAGCACATCAAAACGCTTTTGCGCGCCAATTAAATAACCAGAAA from Chitinibacter sp. SCUT-21 encodes the following:
- the dapA gene encoding 4-hydroxy-tetrahydrodipicolinate synthase — translated: MLTGSLVALVTPMDVNGEIDFPTLRKLVDWHIEQGTNGIVAVGTTGESPTVDVEEHIAIVRAVVEQAAGRVPVIAGTGANSTREAIHLSNRALEVGANYGLSVVPYYNKPTQNGLYQHFKSIAENTALPTLLYNVPGRTACDLSNDTALELAKLPNIVGIKDATGNLERAADLAKRAPSDFALYSGDDASTLPFILIGGHGTISVTANVAPQAMSQMCAAAAAGQISTARAINDKLQDLHRHLFIEANPIPVKWALEAMGKIPAGIRLPLTRLSEPAQAIVRKALQAADLINP
- the bamC gene encoding outer membrane protein assembly factor BamC yields the protein MQPKHIKKLTLASTLIVMLSACSTDQSLLSSKVDYRSGSDNVNKNTLEIPPDLTAISANNAYSTPTTATSAQATQTQRTQSGQEVLPQYGNAQIVVQDGIRFIEAQIPAEKAWDDIKDFWLANGFILTQEDPNTGVMETDWLQNRADLPNDFMTNLIRKVADQFVSTDTLDKYRARIERSSKPNTVNIYVTHRGMTEVYKEGEANTKQWNGTVWTPSEPRPELEAEIMAMMLQTLGVKKDVAQAEAKKAENLPARAALSTSGQAIELTDNFDRAWRRVGLAFDRIGYNVQDRNRSTGVYSVQRAATDIDKELETNYFASLAFWKKGESKEEISKSLGQSYDVKLATQNGKTVLSISSKDGAIDPAVQKKMLSDLLNQLK
- the typA gene encoding translational GTPase TypA yields the protein MTRALRNVAIIAHVDHGKTTLVDQLLQQAGTFRANQQVAERVMDSNDLEKERGITILAKNTAIEYNGTHINIVDTPGHADFGGEVERVLGMVDGVLLLVDAVEGPMPQTRFVTKKALALGLKPIVVINKIDRPGARPDWVHDQVFDLFDKLGATDDQLDFQMIYASGLNGFAKLSLEEESDNMRPLLDLLVSAVPAPPGDADAPLQLQISALDYSTYTGRLGVGKVLNGRIKPGQQVVVMNHEEQVAAGRINQVLGFKGLERVEVAEAEAGDIIIISGLEDIGIGVTICDKDAPVGLPVLGVDEPTLTMDFMVNTSPLAGTEGKFVTSRQIRDRLNKELLVNVALRVEDTDDTDVFRVSGRGELHLTILLENMRREGFEMAVAKPRVVYKEINGVKCEPYENLTIDLEDEHQGGVMEEIGRRRGELTNMVSDGQGRTRLEYHVPARGLIGFQGDFMTLTRGTGLMSHVFDDYAPAKADMPGRHNGVLISQDNGEAVAYALWKLDDRGRMFVSPGDKLYEGMVIGIHSRDNDLVVNPIKGKQLTNVRASGTDEAVRLTPPVKLTLESAVEFIADDELVEITPKSVRIRKRFLTENERKRNYKASAN
- a CDS encoding CoA pyrophosphatase codes for the protein MLPETPSELLNWLRPRLSAFQSSVAADIKPIATRKAAVLIGLVLHPQCVSVLLTRRADHLSTHAGQVSFPGGAIEETDIDAIAAAVRETEEEVGIAAHFIEPLCTLGEYHTISGFCVTPVLAILPPDLPLCPDVNEVAEVFELPLSIALDPSRYERRYVERAGVRVATHFLEHNGKVVWGATAGMLLQLSSNLGLEGIPLDCTR
- a CDS encoding trimeric intracellular cation channel family protein, coding for MQLPEFTWLYLIGTASFTISGYLIGAQKRFDVLGVVILALLTAIGGGMIRDVLVNQVPRVFVDNGPFFTIFSTLALAWLIKLHQKNRGMLRKLFIVADSIGLVAFSIAGAQVAMAMDLNLFGVCVLAFVTAVGGGLVRDMMVNDVPFILHEDFYGTVSIVVAILFYFAQINGMNSAMWVWALFMLGLVLRLVAHWRDLSLPKVDSDAA